The genomic region TAACATGCATGACCGAGGCGATACGATAGCGGCTATCGCGACTCCGGCGGGAACCGGGTCGATCGGCGTGATACGTGTCTCAGGAAAAAAAGCTATTGATATAGGCGGCCGGTGCTTCGATGGAAGCGCCGGCCTTGCCGATTCTCCCCACGGGTCGTTCCGTCACGGGCGGCTCGTGAACCCCGATACCGGGGAGATTGTCGACGAGGTGATCGTATCCTTATTCCGCGCG from Brevinematales bacterium harbors:
- a CDS encoding tRNA uridine-5-carboxymethylaminomethyl(34) synthesis GTPase MnmE, encoding MHDRGDTIAAIATPAGTGSIGVIRVSGKKAIDIGGRCFDGSAGLADSPHGSFRHGRLVNPDTGEIVDEVIVSLFRAPHSYTAEDTLEISCHGNPYILREALELMIAQGARHADPGEFTLRAYL